A genome region from Methylorubrum populi includes the following:
- a CDS encoding NADH:ubiquinone oxidoreductase subunit NDUFA12: protein MALKDTLLRIFTWWNGQTMSLALYTARSGQFVGSDELGNKYYKAQGPLIDRSVGPERRWVVYNGYADASRVPPGWRAWLCHNGDVAPSEEDYRPRAWQKPHEENLTGTAAAYRPKGSQLSWGQRPAATGDYVPWTPGE, encoded by the coding sequence ATGGCCCTCAAGGACACGCTGCTGCGCATCTTCACGTGGTGGAACGGGCAGACGATGTCGCTCGCGCTCTACACCGCGCGCAGCGGCCAGTTCGTCGGCTCGGACGAGCTCGGCAACAAGTACTACAAGGCGCAAGGCCCGCTGATCGACCGCTCTGTCGGCCCGGAGCGGCGCTGGGTGGTCTATAACGGCTACGCCGACGCCTCCCGCGTGCCGCCGGGCTGGCGCGCATGGCTGTGCCACAACGGCGACGTCGCCCCGAGCGAGGAGGATTACCGGCCCCGCGCGTGGCAGAAGCCGCACGAGGAGAACCTCACCGGCACGGCGGCCGCCTACCGGCCGAAGGGCTCGCAGCTTTCCTGGGGCCAGCGCCCCGCCGCCACCGGCGACTACGTGCCGTGGACGCCGGGCGAGTAG